One genomic window of Trichlorobacter lovleyi includes the following:
- the yidD gene encoding membrane protein insertion efficiency factor YidD, translating into MLSRILITAIRAYQLCISPLLPGSCRFYPTCSDYSLQSIRRYGPYKGMLLTVSRLLRCHPWHPGGYDPVS; encoded by the coding sequence ATGCTGTCACGCATCCTTATAACAGCTATCCGGGCATATCAGTTGTGTATCTCCCCCCTGCTTCCAGGTTCCTGTCGCTTTTACCCAACGTGTTCTGATTATTCACTGCAGTCTATACGCCGTTACGGCCCCTATAAAGGTATGCTGTTGACAGTATCGCGTCTGCTTAGATGCCATCCCTGGCATCCGGGTGGGTACGATCCTGTTTCCTAG
- the rnpA gene encoding ribonuclease P protein component, translating to MSARGNSFPKQYRLLSRSEYLRLSDSKTVVSGRSFLVVWRENGYEYPRLGITASRKTGNAVVRNRLKRHVREFFRHHCSLLPGVDLNVIVRRQAAENSVAVLSSELQRAFQQIGSRTCCHASL from the coding sequence GGCGCGTGGCAACAGCTTTCCTAAGCAGTACCGCCTGCTGAGCCGTTCAGAGTACCTAAGACTGTCCGACAGCAAGACTGTAGTCTCCGGACGGTCTTTTCTCGTTGTTTGGAGAGAGAACGGCTACGAGTATCCCCGGCTGGGGATCACCGCCAGCCGGAAAACAGGCAATGCAGTCGTACGAAACCGTCTTAAGCGTCACGTCAGAGAGTTCTTTCGTCATCATTGTTCACTGTTGCCCGGCGTGGATCTGAATGTCATAGTTCGGCGCCAGGCTGCTGAAAACAGCGTTGCAGTTCTCAGTAGTGAGCTGCAACGAGCTTTTCAGCAGATCGGTTCACGTACATGCTGTCACGCATCCTTATAA